The Fragaria vesca subsp. vesca linkage group LG2, FraVesHawaii_1.0, whole genome shotgun sequence genome includes a window with the following:
- the LOC101313868 gene encoding serine/threonine protein phosphatase 2A 57 kDa regulatory subunit B' iota isoform-like yields MLKQFLSRLPRKALKGDSGGDSGSPRTTTPRSTSRTGPSGLSGTPRSNGGLSNANNNSNNNHPGQAQQRPSGPKRMSSAVFPASVVAGIEPLVPFKDVPGSEKMNLFVSKVSLCCVTFDFTDPTKNSIEKDVKRQTLLELVEFVSSASMKFSEPAILATCRMCAINLFRVFPPNYRSNSGVGGGENEDDEPTFDPAWPHLQIVYELLLKFVTSSCLDAKVAKKYIDHAFILRLLELFDSDDPRERDCLKTILHRIYGKFMVHRPFIRKSINNIFYKFLFETERHNGVAELLEIFGSIISGFALPLKEEHRIFLWRVLIPLHKPKNLGSYFQQLSYCVTQFIEKEPKLASVVIKGLLKYWPITSSQKEVMFLGELEEILEAVNMVEFQKVMVPLFSRIASSINSSHFQVSERALFFWNNDHIVNLIAHNRQAILPIILPALEKNAHNHWNQAVLNLTLNVRKLFVEMDDQLFLSIHAQYMEEEARQSSEAKKRKEAWERLENAASLQPVTGNIAVLVTPRATKIAC; encoded by the exons ATGCTGAAGCAATTCCTGAGCAGACTCCCCCGGAAAGCCCTCAAAGGCGACTCCGGTGGGGACTCCGGTTCGCCGCGCACCACCACTCCCCGGTCCACCTCCCGGACCGGCCCCTCCGGCCTCAGCGGCACGCCTAGGTCCAATGGTGGTTTGAGTAATGCTAATAATAATAGTAACAATAATCATCCGGGTCAGGCCCAGCAGCGGCCCAGCGGCCCAAAACGGATGTCGTCGGCGGTGTTCCCGGCGAGCGTGGTGGCCGGGATCGAGCCCTTGGTGCCCTTCAAGGACGTTCCGGGTTCCGAAAAGATGAACCTCTTTGTTAGCAAGGTTAGTCTTTGTTGTGTGACATTTGATTTCACAGACCCTACTAAGAATTCGATTGAGAAAGATGTGAAGAGGCAGACATTGCTTGAGCTTGTGGAGTTTGTGTCTTCTGCCTCAATGAAATTTAGCGAGCCGGCTATTCTGGCTACTTGTAGAATGTGTGCTATTAACTTGTTTAGAGTTTTCCCGCCTAATTATCGGTCGAATTCGGGTGTTGGTGGGGGAGAGAATGAGGATGATGAGCCTACCTTTGATCCTGCCTGGCCACATTTGCAGATTGTGTATGAGTTGCTGCTAAAGTTTGTTACTTCTTCGTGTTTGGATGCGAAAGTCGCAAAGAAGTATATAGACCATGCGTTTATTTTGAGGTTGCTTGAGTTGTTTGATTCGGATGACCCTAGGGAAAGGGACTGCTTGAAGACCATTCTGCATAGGATTTATGGGAAGTTCATGGTGCATAGGCCGTTTATTCGCAAGTCGATAAACAATATATTTTACAAGTTTTTGTTTGAGACTGAGAGACATAATGGGGTTGCCGAGCTTCTGGAGATATTTGGAAGTATCATTAGTGGGTTTGCATTGCCATTGAAAGAGGAGCACAGGATATTCTTGTGGAGGGTTTTGATTCCCCTGCATAAGCCGAAGAATCTAGGGTCTTATTTTCAGCAGTTGTCGTACTGTGTCACACAGTTTATAGAGAAGGAGCCGAAGTTGGCGAGTGTTGTTATAAAGGGTCTGTTGAAGTACTGGCCGATAACAAGTAGTCAGAAAGAGGTGATGTTCTTGGGTGAGTTGGAAGAGATTTTGGAGGCAGTTAACATGGTGGAATTTCAAAAGGTTATGGTCCCTTTGTTCTCCCGGATCGCATCCTCCATTAACAGTTCCCACTTCCAG GTGTCTGAAAGAGCCCTTTTCTTTTGGAACAATGACCACATTGTCAACTTAATTGCACATAATCGTCAAGCCATTCTGCCCATCATTTTACCAGCCTTGGAGAAGAATGCCCACAACCACTGGAACCAAGCAGTACTCAACTTAACTCTTAATGTTAGAAAGCTGTTTGTGGAGATGGATGATCAGCTATTCCTCTCCATTCATGCCCAATATATGGAAGAAGAAGCAAGGCAAAGCTCGGAAGCTAAGAAGCGGAAGGAAGCATGGGAACGGTTAGAGAATGCAGCTAGTCTCCAGCCGGTAACTGGAAATATTGCTGTCTTGGTAACTCCTCGGGCAACCAAAATTGCCTGCTGA